Proteins from a genomic interval of Sphingobacterium sp. SYP-B4668:
- a CDS encoding dipeptide epimerase, giving the protein MNKTDNWFSKDFGRFKLRYRPYTLELRHVFTVASFSRSTTPVVLIELEYDGIIGYGEASMPPYLGESQESVIHFLNLIDLSIFSSPFDTEDILQYIDQLALKNTAAKAAVDIALHDILGKIMNQPYYKIWGLNPILIPPTSYTIGIDTEEIIRQKVAEADQFKILKVKLGLDTDKMIINTIRQTTDRPLCADINQGWRCKEEALEMAHWLAERNVVFLEQPMPKEQVDDNAWLTEHSPIPTIADEACQRLVDVPALKDVYTGINIKLMKCTGMQEAKKMAEVARALDMKVMIGCMTETSCAISAAAQLSPLVDWADLDGALLIGNDVYDGMKVIEGSCILPDRPGIGILKL; this is encoded by the coding sequence ATGAACAAAACAGATAACTGGTTTTCTAAAGATTTTGGACGATTCAAGCTGAGGTATCGTCCCTACACCCTCGAACTTCGTCATGTCTTCACGGTGGCTTCATTCAGTCGTAGCACTACTCCTGTTGTCTTGATTGAATTGGAGTATGATGGGATTATAGGGTACGGCGAAGCGAGTATGCCTCCCTACTTGGGCGAATCTCAGGAAAGTGTCATTCATTTTTTAAACCTAATAGACTTAAGTATTTTCTCTTCTCCTTTCGATACGGAGGATATCTTACAGTATATCGATCAACTTGCCTTGAAAAACACGGCGGCAAAAGCGGCAGTTGACATCGCTCTTCATGACATACTGGGAAAAATCATGAACCAGCCTTATTATAAAATTTGGGGATTGAACCCCATACTCATCCCTCCGACATCTTATACTATAGGTATTGATACGGAAGAAATCATCCGACAAAAAGTAGCTGAGGCTGATCAATTCAAGATACTAAAGGTCAAACTTGGGTTGGATACAGATAAGATGATTATCAACACTATTCGCCAAACTACCGACCGCCCTCTGTGTGCGGATATCAATCAAGGATGGAGGTGTAAGGAAGAGGCCTTAGAAATGGCGCACTGGCTTGCCGAACGGAATGTTGTATTCCTCGAACAGCCGATGCCTAAAGAACAGGTGGATGATAACGCATGGCTCACGGAGCACAGCCCCATTCCTACCATTGCTGACGAGGCTTGCCAACGATTAGTGGACGTCCCCGCATTGAAGGACGTGTATACGGGTATTAACATTAAACTGATGAAATGTACGGGAATGCAGGAAGCAAAAAAAATGGCGGAAGTGGCGCGTGCACTGGACATGAAGGTCATGATTGGATGCATGACGGAGACGTCATGTGCCATTTCGGCCGCGGCTCAACTTTCACCACTAGTTGATTGGGCAGATCTCGACGGGGCACTTCTTATTGGGAATGATGTATATGATGGAATGAAAGTGATTGAGGGAAGCTGCATTTTGCCGGATAGGCCAGGCATTGGTATACTAAAACTTTAA